The following are encoded in a window of Panicum virgatum strain AP13 chromosome 5N, P.virgatum_v5, whole genome shotgun sequence genomic DNA:
- the LOC120673112 gene encoding uncharacterized protein LOC120673112, translating to MDYDGRYTKDQSLKCDCLLFDLDDTLYPFTSGIAADIAKNIRDYMVHKLGVDESVSLELCILLYKQYGTTMAGLRAVGYQFDYDDFHSFVHGRLAYDKIKPDPVLKNILLSLPIRKVVFTNGDRIHASRALKRLGIEDCFERVVCFETLNPTSPPSAPCDKLEIFDIMKHMAHPEPGVELPKSPILCKPSREAMLLALEVASINPQTTILFDDSFRNIEAAKQIGMRTVLVGTSERKKGADYALESIHNMKEALPELWEEAEKDEDVRNSSKVGIETSVIA from the exons ATGGACTACGACGGCAGGTACACCAAGGATCAGAGCCTCAAGTGCGACTGCCTCCTCTTCG ACCTTGATGATACGCTCTACCCATTCACCTCCGGCATTGCTGCCGACATCGCCAAGAACATCCGAG ATTACATGGTGCACAAACTCGGTGTTGACGAGAGCGTTAGCTTGGAACTCTGCATCCTCCTCTACAAGCAGTATGGAACCACCATGGCTGGTTTGAGG GCTGTTGGATACCAGTTTGATTACGATGATTTCCACAG TTTTGTTCATGGAAGGTTGGCGTATGACAAAATCAAGCCtgatccggtgcttaagaacaTTCTGCTCAGCTTACCCATACGCAAAGTT GTGTTTACCAACGGTGATAGAATCCATGCTTCAAGGGCCCTCAAGAGGCTTGGAATTGAGGACTGTTTCGAAAGAGTTGTGTGTTTTGAGACACTGAACCCAACATCTCCTCCTTCTGCACCATGTGACAAACTTGAAATCTTTGACATTATGAAGCATATGGCTCATCCAGAGCCCGGGGTGGAGCTACCAAAATCACCAATCCTGTGCAAGCCATCGAGAGAGGCAATGCTGCTGGCCCTCGAGGTCGCCTCCATCAATCCACAGACAACT ATATTGTTTGATGACAGCTTCAGGAACATCGAAGCTGCAAAGCAGATCGGAATGCGAACTGTCCTG GTTGGAACATCCGAGAGAAAGAAAGGTGCTGACTATGCCTTGGAAAGCATCCACAACATGAAGGAAGCGCTGCCTGAACTGtgggaggaggcggagaaggaTGAAGATGTGAGGAATTCAAGCAAAGTTGGAATCGAGACATCAGTGATTGCATAG
- the LOC120673888 gene encoding pentatricopeptide repeat-containing protein At4g39530-like produces the protein MNPVGPLSRAPSSVAYSCQARSLTQTLLSSLAGDRLRRLLPASHARAVVSEGLGNLFLANLLLRGYSKLGLLLDARRLFDGMLHRNLVSWSSAISMYAQHGGDDQALFLFAAFRKSSDEVPNEFLLASVLRACTQSRAVPFGEQVHGTALKLGLDVNLYVGTALINLYAKVAFMDAAMRVFHALPAKNPVTWTAVITGYSQICQGGRALDLFQKMGVQGVRPDRFVLASAVSACSALAFIQGGRQIHGYAYRSAAGMDASVINALMDLYCKCSRPLVARKLFDHTKNHNLVSWTTMIAGYMQNSLDAEAMDMFWRMCRVGWQPDVFACTSTLNSCGSLEAIWQGRQIHAHAIKANLETDEYVKNALIDMYAKCDHLTAARAVFDALAHDDVISYNAIIEGYARQGDLTEALHIFHKMRYCSLRPNLLTFVSLLGVSSFQSASELSKQIHGLIIRSGTSVDLYVGSALIDAYSKCSLVDDAKAVFLMMQNRDIAIWNAMIFGHTQNEQGEEAVKLFNQLRISGVTPNEFTFVALVTAASNLATMFHGQQFHAQIIIAGADMDPHVSNALIDMYAKCGFIKEGWLLFESTCGKDVICWNSMISTYAQHGHAEEALRVFQLMREARLEPNYVTFVGVLTACAHAGLVDEGLHHFNSMKTKYGIEPGTEHYASVVNLLGRSGKLHYAKEFIERMPIKPEAAVWRSLLSACRLFGNVEIGRYAAEMALLVDPSDSGPYVLLSNVYASKGLWADVQKLRLGMDYAGMVKEPGYSWVEVMKEVHTFIASGTEHPQAESIYAVLDELTSLLKDFGYLPDTSELSLLGDYG, from the coding sequence ATGAATCCTGTGGGGCCTCTGTCTCGCGCTCCCTCCTCAGTCGCTTACTCCTGCCAAGCGCGCAGCCTCACTCAAACCCTGCTCTCcagcctcgccggcgaccgcctCCGACGCCTCCTCCCGGCTTCCCATGCCCGCGCCGTCGTCTCAGAAGGTCTCGGTAACCTGTTCCTCGCCAACCTTCTCCTCCGTGGTTACTCCAAGCTCGGTCTCCTCCTCGACGCCCGCCGCCTGTTCGACGGAATGCTGCACCGGAACCTCGTATCCTGGTCATCGGCCATCTCCATGTACGCGCAGCATGGCGGCGACGACCAAGCTCTTTTCCTCTTTGCAGCGTTCAGGAAATCATCTGACGAGGTGCCCAACGAGTTCTTGCTTGCCAGTGTCCTGCGGGCCTGCACGCAGTCCAGGGCTGTTCCTTTCGGCGAGCAAGTGCATGGTACTGCCCTCAAGCTTGGCCTGGATGTTAATCTCTACGTTGGCACAGCGTTGATCAACCTGTATGCAAAGGTTGCCTTCATGGATGCGGCGATGCGGGTGTTCCATGCCCTCCCCGCAAAGAACCCAGTCACTTGGACAGCAGTCATCACTGGCTACTCTCAGATTTGCCAGGGCGGACGTGCCCTGGACTTGTTTCAAAAGATGGGGGTTCAAGGTGTCCGTCCTGACAGGTTTGTGCTAGCAAGTGCTGTCAGTGCCTGCTCTGCGCTTGCCTTTATACAAGGAGGCAGGCAAATACATGGTTATGCTTATCGAAGTGCAGCAGGAATGGATGCTTCAGTGATCAATGCACTGATGGATCTTTATTGCAAGTGCTCTAGACCGTTAGTGGCTCGGAAGCTGTTTGATCACACAAAGAACCATAATCTTGTGTCTTGGACAACAATGATCGCTGGTTATATGCAGAATTCACTTGATGCTGAAGCCATGGACATGTTCTGGCGGATGTGTCGAGTTGGATGGCAGCCAGATGTCTTTGCTTGCACAAGTACCTTGAATTCGTGTGGCTCATTGGAGGCTATATGGCAAGGAAGGCAGATACATGCACATGCCATAAAGGCTAACCTGGAGACTGATGAGTATGTCAAGAATGCTCTCATTGACATGTATGCTAAGTGCGATCATTTAACTGCTGCAAGAGCGGTATTTGATGCCTTGGCGCATGATGATGTGATTTCTTACAATGCGATAATTGAAGGATATGCAAGGCAAGGTGATCTTACAGAAGCGCTTCATATATTCCATAAAATGAGATATTGCTCTCTAAGGCCAAATCTATTGACCTTTGTTTCGCTCCTTGGGGTGTCATCATTTCAGTCAGCTAGTGAATTGAGCAAACAGATTCACGGTCTCATCATCAGATCAGGAACTTCAGTAGACCTGTACGTGGGGAGTGCTCTAATTGATGCCTATTCTAAATGTTCCCTCGTGGATGATGCCAAGGCTGTGTTTCTTATGATGCAAAACAGGGACATAGCCATATGGAATGCCATGATATTTGGCCACACCCAGAATGAGCAAGGCGAAGAGGCAGTAAAACTCTTCAACCAGCTTCGTATCTCTGGGGTAACACCTAATGAGTTCACATTTGTAGCACTAGTaactgcggcaagcaacttggcAACCATGTTCCATGGGCAGCAGTTTCATGCCCAGATCATTATAGCAGGTGCTGACATGGATCCTCATGTTTCAAATGCTCTTATAGACATGTATGCAAAGTGTGGCTTTATTAAAGAAGGATGGTTGTTGTTTGAGTCAACATGTGGGAAGGATGTCATTTGTTGGAACTCAATGATTTCGACATATGCACAGCATGGTCATGCTGAAGAAGCCCTTAGAGTTTTCCAGCTGATGAGAGAGGCCAGATTAGAACCAAACTATGTCACTTTTGTTGGTGTGCTAACAGCATGTGCTCATGCAGGTCTTGTGGATGAAGGTTTACACCATTTTAACTCTATGAAAACAAAATATGGTATTGAACCAGGTACTGAGCATTATGCTTCTGTTGTCAATCTTCTCGGCCGTTCAGGAAAATTGCATTATGCTAAGGAGTTTATTGAAAGGATGCCAATCAAACCAGAGGCAGCTGTTTGGAGGAGCTTGCTGAGTGCCTGTCGTCTCTTTGGTAACGTTGAAATTGGGAGGTATGCTGCTGAAATGGCACTCTTGGTAGATCCATCAGACAGTGGCCCTTATGTACTACTGTCAAATGTTTATGCCTCCAAAGGGTTATGGGCTGATGTGCAGAAGCTAAGACTGGGGATGGACTATGCTGGGATGGTGAAGGAACCAGGTTATAGTTGGGTTGAGGTGATGAAGGAGGTTCATACTTTCATTGCAAGTGGGACAGAACACCCACAGGCAGAATCCATATATGCAGTACTGGATGAGCTGACGAGTCTACTGAAAGATTTTGGCTATCTCCCTGATACATCTGAACTTTCATTACTTGGTGATTATGGTTAG
- the LOC120673889 gene encoding kinetochore protein SPC25 homolog isoform X2, translating to MAHAEASFDLRRRMQHQRAAIQRRIAHTRDRAAATADAFSAALLSARSIANQTVSNRAQLNQLKQQLRKLEADLAQALSVQTSKRSKHKLMGDSILNTTATNDQLRSLVMDQRATRDEYVNAISNQLQAIESLEAESDAKGDTNLDKAIMWYSKFLGFQVVGGEGVRFVFSKIDVQSPDKEYSFCIKLIEERYILVQCVPFVDGSEELLKDLNCNNDLYKFVRTMRERFQMATISGTLLKLPSDSWLQCSKFICGWLNLY from the exons ATGGCGCACGCCGAGGCCTCCTTCGATCTGCGCCGGAGGATGCAGCACCAACGCGCCGCCATCCAGCGCCGGATCGCCCACACCCGGGACCGCGCCGCCGCAACCGCGGACGCCTTCAGCGCCGCCCTCCTCTCCGCGCGCTCCATCGCCAACCAAACCGTCTCCAACCGAG CACAACTCAACCAGCTAAAACAACAGCTCCGGAAATTAGAAGCAGATCTTGCACAAGCCCTCTCCG TCCAAACAAGCAAAAGGTCAAAACACAAGCTCATGGGCGACTCAATTTTGAACACCACTGCAACGAATGACCAGCTCAGGAGCTTGGTCATGGATCAGAGGGCTACAAGAGATGAATATGTGAATGCCATATCAAACCAACTCCAAG CTATTGAATCCCTCGAAGCTGAGAGTGATGCAAAAGGGGATACGAACCTAGACAAAGCTATCATGTGGTACAGCAAGTTTCTTGGTTTTCAAGTTGTTGGAGGAGAAG GGGTGAGATTTGTGTTCAGCAAAATCGACGTGCAAAGTCCTGACAAGGAGTATTCTTTTTGCATAAAGCTTATTGAAGAAAGATACATCT TAGTCCAGTGTGTTCCCTTTGTGGATGGCTCCGAAGAACTTTTGAAGGATCTTAACTGCAACAATGATCTGTACAAATTTGTGAGGACCATGAGAGAGAGGTTCCAGATGGCTACAATCAGTG GAACGCTGCTAAAGTTGCCGTCAGACAGCTGGCTCCAGTGTAGCAAATTCATCTGCGGTTGGCTAAACTTATACTAG
- the LOC120673889 gene encoding kinetochore protein SPC25 homolog isoform X1 produces the protein MAHAEASFDLRRRMQHQRAAIQRRIAHTRDRAAATADAFSAALLSARSIANQTVSNRAQLNQLKQQLRKLEADLAQALSVQTSKRSKHKLMGDSILNTTATNDQLRSLVMDQRATRDEYVNAISNQLQAIESLEAESDAKGDTNLDKAIMWYSKFLGFQVVGGEGVRFVFSKIDVQSPDKEYSFCIKLIEERYILVQCVPFVDGSEELLKDLNCNNDLYKFVRTMRERFQMATISGNLQAISFSPDMSSITSSSISALSLNSGSENNTKQRYTRSRSKNQEIATKKGLASRSVASPGSMERC, from the exons ATGGCGCACGCCGAGGCCTCCTTCGATCTGCGCCGGAGGATGCAGCACCAACGCGCCGCCATCCAGCGCCGGATCGCCCACACCCGGGACCGCGCCGCCGCAACCGCGGACGCCTTCAGCGCCGCCCTCCTCTCCGCGCGCTCCATCGCCAACCAAACCGTCTCCAACCGAG CACAACTCAACCAGCTAAAACAACAGCTCCGGAAATTAGAAGCAGATCTTGCACAAGCCCTCTCCG TCCAAACAAGCAAAAGGTCAAAACACAAGCTCATGGGCGACTCAATTTTGAACACCACTGCAACGAATGACCAGCTCAGGAGCTTGGTCATGGATCAGAGGGCTACAAGAGATGAATATGTGAATGCCATATCAAACCAACTCCAAG CTATTGAATCCCTCGAAGCTGAGAGTGATGCAAAAGGGGATACGAACCTAGACAAAGCTATCATGTGGTACAGCAAGTTTCTTGGTTTTCAAGTTGTTGGAGGAGAAG GGGTGAGATTTGTGTTCAGCAAAATCGACGTGCAAAGTCCTGACAAGGAGTATTCTTTTTGCATAAAGCTTATTGAAGAAAGATACATCT TAGTCCAGTGTGTTCCCTTTGTGGATGGCTCCGAAGAACTTTTGAAGGATCTTAACTGCAACAATGATCTGTACAAATTTGTGAGGACCATGAGAGAGAGGTTCCAGATGGCTACAATCAGTG GAAATCTCCAGGCAATCTCCTTTTCCCCTGACATGTCATCCATAACGTCTTCATCAATCTCAGCCTTATCGCTCAATTCCGGAAGTGAAAATAATACCAAGCAAAGGTATACTAGAAGTCGGTCAAAGAATCAGGAAATTGCTACTAAGAAAGGACTAGCATCCCGATCAGTAGCATCCCCTGGTTCCATG GAACGCTGCTAA
- the LOC120671973 gene encoding AP3-complex subunit beta-A has product MFGLQATGAAASWVVGRMGTDAHLYDDPDDASIPALLDSRFDADKVDALKRLLALIAQGVDVANLFPQVVKNVASQSLEVKKLVYLYLLHYADKRQNEALLSINIFQKDLSDINPLVRAWALRTMAGIRLHVVAPLVLVAVKKCSRDPSAYVRKCAAYALCKLYDLLPDQAMALEEIVDTLFNDSSPGVVGAAAVAFKSVCPNCLALLSKHFRRLCETLPDIEEWAQIILIEILLRYVVARHGLVKDSLLSTEIQGIIGSDSITSMATQPTDSIANGVSAGTMSNIMLFRHYIEEYSGFADKEGNSSRFSSVTTNSNDDVAILLKCTSPLLWSRNSGVILAAASVHWIMAPVGDVKRVVGPILFTLRSSPDAAYVMLGNVLVFAKTMPSLFAPFYEDFFINASDPYQTKALKLEILTTIATEPSIPAIFEEFQDYIKDPDRKFAADTIAAIALCAQKLPSVATTCLEGLLALVFYESSISNSVHFDGEDAVLVQAILSIKAIVKMDPVSHEKVIVRLVRSMDKIKEPAARSLIIWMFGEYNFMGDLIPKIVPAVLKYLAWSFTADVVETKLQILNASAKVVMHCPEEHTEELKRVIAYVIELATYDLNYDVRDRARLLSRLLPCYTTHQRSSYQPQNGDICKELADHIFDGKLQPTSPSASNYRIYLPGSLSQVVLHAAPGYELLPKPQSMELSHNNIMEPTRGIAKPSGSNNSDAESGYSTYESSSVYDSESEGDGLSDGDTNGSLHQDNRDTPLVHIYDASIQEGQTRQNVDENLADLISTDLSELMSKSALESWLDEAPAEPLVQSSSQASSARVAFTNLSFERKPKWHTLLDSSDSNGLSVLYAFSSEVLPRSHFLVCVDLYLENVSAKHLTDITIKSEEASSSMDSTGQTSEGSMSVPTIVPVEEIHSLAPQQTAKMVLEVHFHHHLLPLKLSVLCNGKTHPAKLHPDIAYFVRPLPMDLNAFLCKENQLRGMFEYARRCTFKDHLEKLEHNDKNLQVAQSVASKMLSNANVHLVSMDMPVTFNVDDASGLCWRFSSEILSTSKPCLLTILVERHASGQLDLTAKVNSEDTVFALNLLNRIVALME; this is encoded by the exons ATGTTCGGCCTCCAGGCAACCGGCGCTGCCGCCTCGTGGGTCGTCGGCCGGATGGGCACGGATGCGCACCTCTACGATGACCCCGACGACGCCTCCATCCCCGCGCTCCTCGACTCCCGCTTCGACGCCGACAAGGTCGACGCCCTCAAGCGACTCCTCGCCCTCATCGCGCAGGGAGTCGACGTCGCCAACCTCTTCCCGCAG GTCGTCAAGAACGTCGCCTCGCAGTCGCTCGAGGTCAAGAAGCTCGTCTACCTCTACCTCCTCCACTACGCCGACAA GCGCCAAAACGAAGCCCTTCTCTCCATCAACATTTTCCAGAAGGACTTGTCAGATATAAACCCACTAGTCAGGGCTTGGGCGCTGCGCACCATGGCTGGCATTAGGCTACATGTCGTTGCTCCGCTCGTCCTGGTTGCTGTCAAGAAATGCTCCAGGGATCCATCCGCATATGTTAGAAAATGTGCTGCCTATGCACTCTGTAAGCTGTACGACTTGCTTCCGGATCAAGCTATGGCTTTAGAGGAG ATTGTAGACACCTTGTTCAACGACAGCTCACCTGGAGTAGTGGGAGCTGCCGCTGTTGCATTTAAGTCTGTCTGTCCAAATTGTTTAGCATTGCTGTCAAAGCATTTCCGGAGGCTATGTGAGACACTCCCTGATATTGAGGAATGGGCACAGATTATTCTTATTGAGATCCTCTTGCGGTATGTAGTAGCTAGACATGGCTTGGTCAAGGATTCTTTACTTTCTACGGAGATTCAGGGTATCATAGGTTCGGACTCTATTACTAGCATGGCCACCCAACCTACTGATTCTATTGCCAATGGGGTTTCTGCTGGCACTATGTCAAACATCATGCTGTTCCGGCACTACATCGAAGAATATTCAGGTTTTGCTGATAAAGAAGGCAATAGCTCAAGATTTTCATCCGTCACCACTAACAGCAACGATGATGTTGCAATTCTTTTGAAGTGTACGTCGCCTCTTCTATGGAGTCGAAATAGTGGAGTAATACTTGCAGCAGCAAGTGTGCATTGGATCATGGCTCCAGTCGGGGATGTCAAGAGAGTCGTTGGCCCGATTTTGTTTACTCTGCGGTCATCTCCTGATGCAGCATATGTG ATGCTTGGCAACGTACTAGTTTTTGCCAAGACGATGCCATCATTGTTTGCCCCGTTTTACGAGGACTTCTTTATAAATGCTTCAGACCCATACCAGACTAAGGCTTTGAAGCTTGAAATACTGACAACTATTGCCACAGAGCCATCCATTCCAGCCATTTTTGAAGAGTTTCAG GATTACATTAAAGATCCAGATAGGAAATTTGCGGCAGATACTATTGCAGCTATTGCATTGTGCGCCCAGAAGCTTCCGTCTGTTGCCACCACTTGCCTTGAGGGGCTTTTGGCACTTGTATTTTATG AATCATCTATTAGTAACTCAGTCCACTTTGATGGAGAAGATGCTGTTCTGGTTCAAGCAATCTTGTCAATCAAAGCAATAGTGAAAATGGACCCAGTATCCCATGAAAAG GTAATTGTCCGTTTGGTGCGCAGTATGGACAAAATTAAGGAGCCTGCAGCACGATCCTTGATTATTTGGATGTTTGGAGAATATAACTTCATGGGAGATCTCATTCCAAAGATTGTTCCTGCTGTTCTCAAGTATCTTGCATGGTCCTTCACTGCTGACGTGGTCGAAACAAAGCTTCAAATCCTAAATGCTTCTGCCAAG GTTGTAATGCATTGTCCGGAAGAACACACCGAAGAACTCAAAAGGGTAATTGCATATGTCATTGAGTTGGCTACATATGACTTGAATTATGATGTCCGTGATCGTGCTCGTTTACTTTCAAGACTTTTGCCATGCTACACGACTCACCAACGATCCTCGTATCAACCTCAGAATGGTGATATTTGTAAAGAGCTTGCCGACCACATATTTGATGGAAAGTTGCAGCCAACATCACCTTCAGCAAGCAACTATCGCATTTATCTTCCAGGTTCCCTTTCACAGGTTGTTCTTCATGCAGCTCCTGGTTATGAACTGCTTCCAAAGCCTCAGAGTATGGAATTAAGCCATAATAACATTATGGAACCAACCAGAGGCATAGCCAAACCTTCTGGAAGTAATAACTCTGATGCTGAATCTGGATATTCAACATACGAGAGCAGCTCTGTTTATGATTCGGAGAGTGAAGGCGATGGCTTATCTGATGGGGATACCAATGGATCCCTTCATCAAGATAACCGGGATACTCCACTGGTACACATATATGATGCTAGTATACAGGAAGGCCAGACACGTCAAAATGTTGATGAAAATTTGGCAGATCTGATCTCCACTGATTTGAGTGAGTTGATGTCTAAGTCAGCCTTGGAATCATGGCTTGATGAGGCCCCTGCTGAGCCACTTGTTCAGAGTTCATCGCAGGCATCATCTGCCAGAGTTGCTTTTACCAATCTCAGCTTTGAGAGAAAACCTAAATGGCATACACTGTTGGATTCATCTGACAGTAATGGCTTAAGTGTTCTATATGCCTTCTCATCTGAGGTTTTGCCCAGATCACACTTTCTAGTATGTGTAGACTTATACTTGGAGAATGTTAGTGCAAAACATTTAACAGATATAACCATTAAATCTGAGGAGGCTTCTAGCAGCATGGATTCTACAGGCCAAACATCAGAAGGATCTATGAG TGTCCCCACTATTGTTCCTGTGGAAGAAATTCATTCATTGGCTCCACAACAAACGGCAAAGATGGTTCTTGAGGTTCATTTTCATCACCATCTCTTGCCTCTAAAGCTGTCTGTGCTTTGCAATGGGAAAACACATCCAGCAAAACTTCACCCAGACATTGCTTATTTTGTTCGGCCACTACCTATGGACCTAAATGCTTTCCTTTGCAAGGAAAACCAGTTGAGGGGAATGTTCGAGTATGCTAGGAG GTGCACATTCAAAGATCATCTTGAGAAGCTAGAGCACAATGATAAGAACCTTCAAGTAGCTCAGAGTGTTGCATCAAAAATGCTGAGCAACGCCAATGTGCACCTTGTTTCAATGGATATGCCAGTTACTTTCAATGTTGACGATGCATCTGGCTTATGCTGGAGATTCAGCAGTGAAATCCTGAGCACTTCAAAACCTTGCCTACTTACGATCCTTGTGGAAAGGCATGCCTCGGGACAACTGGACCTTACTGCTAAGGTGAATTCTGAAGATACAGTGTTTGCCTTGAACCTCCTGAACAGAATTGTGGCACTCATGGAGTGA
- the LOC120671974 gene encoding probable dual-specificity RNA methyltransferase RlmN encodes MAAAPPHVRAAPLARALCARASATAAAAVPPKPQSQANSCRALLGLSETDLRQLALDLGQQSYRGKQLHDLLYKSRAKQIQEFNHVPKAFREALLGAGWTVGRSPVHHAVTASDGTAKILLKLEDNRLIETVGIPVNDDNKGSSRLTACVSSQVGCPLRCSFCATGKGGFARNLRPHEIVEQVLAIEEMFKHRVTNVVFMGMGEPMLNLKSVLEAHRCFNKELKIGQRMMTISTVGVPNTIKMLASHKLQSTLAVSLHAPNQKLRETIVPSAKSYPLGALMDDCKSYFLETGRRVSFEYTLLAGTNDEREHAEELAELLRTCGGGYHVNLIPYNPIEGSEYKRPYRKVVQAFVDALEARKITVSVRQTRGLDANAACGQLRNEFQKNPLLESSTSEPNLAPL; translated from the exons atggccgccgcgccgccgcacgtcCGCGCAGCCCCTCTCGCGCGCGCCCTCTGCgcgcgcgcctccgccaccgccgccgccgccgtgccgcccaagCCTCAGTCTCAGGCGAATTCTTGCCGCGCGCTGCTCGGCCTCTCCGAGACTGACCTCCGCCAGCTCGCCCTCGACCTCGGCCAG CAAAGCTACAGGGGGAAGCAGCTGCACGACCTCCTCTACAAGTCCAGGGCCAAGCAAATCCAAGAATTCAACCACG TGCCCAAGGCGTTCCGGGAGGCGTTGCTCGGCGCTGGCTGGACTGTCGGCCGCTCGCCAGTGCACCATGCCGTGACCGCCTCGGATGGCACGGCCAAG ATACTTCTCAAGTTGGAGGATAACCGGTTGATCGAGACAGTAGGGATTCCTGTCAATGATGACAACAAAGGATCTTCTAGGCTCACTGCCTGTGTTTCATCGCAG GTCGGCTGCCCCTTGCGTTGCTCATTTTGTGCCACGGGCAAGGGAGGGTTCGCTAGGAACCTTCGACCACATGAGATTGTTGAACAG GTGTTGGCCATCGAGGAGATGTTCAAACACAGGGTCACAAATGTTGTGTTCATGGGGATGGGTGAGCCCATGTTGAACCTCAAGTCAGTTCTAGAAGCACACCGATGTTTCAATAAG GAACTGAAAATTGGGCAAAGGATGATGACAATCTCTACAGTAGGTGTTCCTAACACAATAAAAATGCTAGCATCTCACAAGCTTCAGTCAACACTTGCAGTGAG CCTGCATGCCCCAAATCAGAAGCTACGGGAAACAATTGTTCCTAGCGCAAAGTCTTACCCCTTGGGAGCACTAATGGATGACTGCAAGAGCTACTTCCTCGAAACTGGACGCAGGGTATCCTTCGAGTACACTCTGCTAG CTGGGACCAATGATGAAAGGGAGCATGCCGAAGAACTTGCAGAATTGCTTCGCACATGTGGAGGTGGTTATCATGTGAACCTAATTCCCTATAACCCAATTGAAGGTTCTGAATACAAGAGGCCATACAGAAAAGTG GTTCAAGCGTTTGTTGATGCATTAGAAGCAAGGAAGATAACTGTCAGTGTTAGACAGACCCGGGGGCTAGATGCTAACGCAGCCTGTGGTCAGCTGAGAAATGAATTCCAGAAGAATCCGCTTCTTGAATCTTCAACCTCAGAGCCCAATCTCGCACCTTTATGA